A window of Pirellula sp. SH-Sr6A contains these coding sequences:
- a CDS encoding sugar phosphate isomerase/epimerase family protein, with translation MAHDWTTRLSVAEVSTFRWSFEEDVLRYRDHGYQAMGVWRMKLADYGESKGAEFLAEQNMRVSSLNWAGGFTGHDGRSFRDSMHDALDAIETAALLKADSLVILAGSRSGHTRNHAKRLLTQALKELSEAASAVCIQLAVEPMHIGCAQDFTFLTSIPDTLDVIAKIAAPNLGIVFDSYHLGQDENVIDWLPAIVPLVRLVQLGDARSAPMGEQNRCMLGDGRLPIGSMIHSLESCGYKGYYEVELVGEDVEHYGYDKLLTDSRHRLEQLTRAI, from the coding sequence CGCGACCACGGTTACCAGGCGATGGGTGTCTGGCGAATGAAGCTGGCGGACTATGGGGAATCCAAGGGGGCCGAGTTTCTCGCAGAGCAAAACATGCGTGTCTCGTCGTTGAACTGGGCAGGTGGCTTTACAGGGCATGATGGCCGTTCGTTCCGTGACTCCATGCACGATGCGCTCGATGCGATCGAGACGGCTGCCTTGCTCAAAGCGGACTCGCTGGTGATCCTTGCTGGGAGTCGATCGGGTCACACTCGCAATCATGCCAAGAGGTTGCTCACCCAGGCATTGAAGGAGTTGTCCGAGGCAGCATCAGCGGTCTGTATTCAGCTGGCTGTGGAACCGATGCACATCGGCTGCGCGCAGGACTTTACTTTCCTCACGTCCATTCCAGATACGCTCGATGTGATTGCCAAGATCGCGGCTCCGAACTTGGGGATCGTCTTTGATAGTTATCATCTCGGTCAAGACGAAAACGTCATCGATTGGCTCCCCGCCATCGTGCCTCTGGTTCGATTGGTGCAATTGGGTGATGCTCGAAGTGCACCGATGGGTGAACAAAACCGTTGCATGCTCGGCGATGGTCGGCTGCCCATCGGTTCGATGATCCATTCGCTGGAATCGTGCGGCTACAAAGGCTACTACGAAGTCGAACTCGTCGGTGAAGATGTCGAGCATTACGGCTACGACAAACTCCTCACCGATTCTCGCCATCGGCTCGAGCAGTTGACCCGAGCTATTTAG
- the serA gene encoding phosphoglycerate dehydrogenase yields MTYRILVLDPIAQEGFDLLNAEPGFEYEVRTGLKGEELRKSLNEFDGAIVRSGVKITAESLEGNKRLRAIVRAGVGTDNIDKNAATRLGIVVMNTPAGNTLSTAEHTFALMLALSRSVAPAYQSLIEGRWDRKSFMGTQLADKSLGVIGMGRIGREVALRALAFGMRVIAFDPFLSDEQAVKLGIEKVNTVQDILPKVDYLTVHTPLTDETKYIVNRKQLHLLKKGIRLVNCARGGIYEEAALVEGLQQGIIAGVALDVFEEEPCSKSPLFGMPGVVCTPHLGASTEEAQTQVAIEGIQLLINFFKTGEIRHAVNVAALDPKTLESLRGNLDAAYRLGLLMAQWHEGSISSCQLNYRGEVADKDTKLLTAAFCAGLLERAMSEDVNIINAEMLLRERGIELTENRNRDLGAFTSSISAEVYGSGQRLKAGVTVFGNNMPRLISVDDYRLEAYLDGHMLFFTHTDVPGIIGRVGTVFGQHQVNIGQMSVGRASHQPGGHAIGVLNLDGVPPKIALEQLLAIQSIEKVQLIELPGLGALPAWLQN; encoded by the coding sequence ATGACCTATCGCATTCTTGTTCTCGATCCGATTGCACAAGAAGGATTTGATTTGCTCAATGCCGAACCTGGTTTTGAGTACGAAGTCCGAACCGGGCTCAAGGGTGAGGAACTGCGAAAGTCTCTCAACGAGTTCGATGGGGCCATCGTTCGGTCCGGTGTGAAAATCACCGCAGAATCGCTCGAGGGAAACAAGCGTCTGCGCGCGATCGTCCGAGCGGGAGTTGGTACCGATAACATCGACAAGAATGCCGCAACGCGTCTCGGTATCGTCGTGATGAACACCCCCGCAGGCAATACACTCAGTACCGCCGAACACACCTTTGCACTGATGTTGGCGCTTTCACGCTCGGTGGCTCCTGCCTACCAAAGCCTCATCGAAGGTCGCTGGGATCGCAAGTCCTTCATGGGAACCCAGCTTGCCGACAAGTCGCTGGGAGTGATCGGGATGGGACGCATCGGTCGCGAAGTCGCATTGCGAGCCCTGGCATTCGGTATGCGAGTCATCGCATTCGACCCGTTCCTCTCCGATGAACAGGCCGTCAAACTGGGTATCGAAAAGGTAAATACCGTCCAAGACATTTTGCCCAAAGTGGATTACTTGACAGTCCACACTCCCCTCACCGACGAAACCAAGTACATCGTCAATCGAAAGCAGCTGCACCTTCTCAAAAAAGGAATTCGGTTGGTGAACTGCGCTCGCGGAGGAATCTACGAGGAGGCAGCCCTCGTCGAAGGACTTCAACAAGGGATCATCGCTGGGGTAGCGCTCGACGTATTCGAAGAAGAACCTTGCTCGAAGAGCCCGCTATTCGGTATGCCCGGGGTCGTTTGCACCCCGCACTTGGGAGCAAGCACGGAAGAAGCACAGACCCAAGTCGCGATCGAGGGGATTCAACTCTTGATCAACTTCTTTAAAACCGGGGAGATTCGACACGCAGTCAATGTCGCCGCGCTCGACCCCAAAACGTTGGAATCCCTCCGTGGAAATCTAGACGCCGCCTATCGATTGGGACTTCTCATGGCGCAGTGGCACGAAGGAAGCATCAGTTCGTGCCAGCTCAATTATCGCGGCGAAGTTGCGGACAAAGACACCAAACTCCTCACCGCCGCCTTCTGTGCCGGACTCCTCGAGCGAGCTATGTCCGAGGACGTCAATATCATCAATGCGGAAATGCTCCTTCGCGAACGAGGAATCGAGCTCACCGAGAACCGCAATCGCGACCTCGGAGCCTTTACCTCGTCGATTTCCGCAGAAGTCTATGGCAGTGGCCAGCGACTCAAAGCAGGAGTTACCGTCTTCGGAAACAATATGCCCCGATTGATATCGGTCGATGACTATCGACTCGAAGCGTATCTCGATGGGCATATGCTCTTCTTCACCCACACCGATGTTCCCGGAATCATCGGCCGGGTCGGTACCGTGTTTGGCCAACATCAAGTCAACATCGGGCAGATGTCGGTCGGACGGGCGAGCCACCAGCCGGGCGGGCACGCGATCGGCGTACTCAACCTCGATGGTGTACCACCTAAGATTGCACTGGAACAGCTTCTCGCGATTCAATCCATCGAGAAGGTGCAACTGATCGAACTACCGGGACTCGGCGCCCTTCCTGCTTGGCTCCAAAACTAA
- the serC gene encoding 3-phosphoserine/phosphohydroxythreonine transaminase produces MEKRLYNFSAGPAVLPVPVLERIRDEMLCLPGCGASVMEISHRSKQFIAIQDAAKERLTRLLNIPAEYDVLFLQGGSRLQFSMIPMNLLRGQIGPAQYVLTGSWGKYALAEAKKEGATEVLYDAAATNYDRLPNDGELKISPDAAYVHITSNETIQGVQFPNDLTSPAPLVCDSSSDFLYRPVDIQKYGLMYACAQKNAGPAGVTVVVIRRDLLARSSDQLPGYLNYNNHSKEGSMWNTPPTFAVYVLGLVAEWVESTIGGLDAMYAHNQKKAKLVYDALDASPSIYLGHARKEDRSLMNVTFRFPTEELEKAFLDGAKAHRLDSLKGHRSVGGIRASIYNAMPMEGAQTLADYMRDFASKHA; encoded by the coding sequence ATGGAAAAACGACTTTATAACTTCTCTGCCGGCCCGGCTGTACTGCCAGTTCCTGTGTTGGAACGCATTCGGGACGAAATGCTCTGCCTCCCCGGTTGCGGCGCTTCGGTCATGGAGATTTCGCACCGGAGCAAGCAATTCATCGCCATCCAGGACGCGGCGAAAGAACGGTTGACCCGTTTGCTCAACATCCCCGCCGAGTACGACGTTCTGTTCCTGCAAGGGGGATCGCGACTCCAGTTCTCGATGATCCCCATGAACCTTCTGCGTGGACAAATAGGTCCCGCCCAGTACGTATTGACCGGGTCTTGGGGCAAGTACGCACTGGCCGAAGCGAAAAAGGAAGGCGCCACGGAAGTCCTCTACGACGCCGCCGCTACCAACTACGACCGGTTGCCGAACGACGGAGAACTGAAGATTTCGCCGGATGCAGCCTACGTCCACATCACCAGCAACGAGACTATCCAGGGAGTTCAATTCCCAAATGATCTCACCTCCCCTGCCCCCTTGGTCTGCGATTCCTCGTCCGATTTCTTGTACCGCCCGGTCGATATTCAAAAGTATGGTTTGATGTACGCCTGCGCTCAAAAGAACGCCGGCCCCGCGGGGGTCACCGTCGTCGTTATCCGCCGCGATTTACTCGCCCGTTCGTCGGACCAATTGCCCGGCTACCTCAACTACAACAACCACTCGAAGGAAGGCTCCATGTGGAATACGCCTCCTACCTTCGCGGTCTATGTCCTGGGATTGGTCGCAGAATGGGTGGAATCGACCATCGGTGGACTCGATGCCATGTACGCACATAACCAAAAGAAGGCCAAACTGGTCTACGATGCGCTCGATGCATCTCCCTCCATCTACTTGGGACACGCTCGCAAAGAGGATCGATCCCTGATGAACGTTACTTTCCGGTTCCCCACCGAAGAACTCGAAAAAGCGTTCCTCGATGGCGCCAAAGCCCATCGACTCGATTCGCTCAAAGGTCACCGCAGCGTGGGCGGCATCCGAGCCAGCATCTACAACGCGATGCCTATGGAGGGCGCTCAAACGCTCGCTGATTACATGCGAGACTTCGCATCGAAGCACGCGTAG
- a CDS encoding UbiD family decarboxylase, with protein MNHRSTRDVVVDLQKHGRLIEITDPVSPHLEMAEIQRRVYERGGPALLFSNVVGSRFPMASNLFGSLEQARFLFRKTIDRVRRAIELKIDPTALFKNPFRYASAPWTAWSMLPKPVRSGPVLAHSLPLSELPQLVSWPRDGGAFVTLPQVLSMGIETSLMKANLGMYRIQLSGNVYEKDREIGLHYQLHRGIGVHHQAAMAAGKPFRVTITVGGTPAMTLAAVMPLPEGLSELTFAGALAGHRIPMVTHPSHAPIYADADFMITGTIDPERTKPEGPFGDHLGYYANVHEFPLMRVERVSHRPGAIWPFTVVGRPPQEDTTFGELIHELTGDVIPTVLPGVKGVHAVDAAGVHPLLLAIGSERYTPYRRPDRPQELLTQANAILGQGQLSLAKYLWIANQIDAPELDIHDIASFFQHMLERVDWSRDLHFQTRTTMDTLDYSGEGFNQGSKVVIAATGAKKRSLLQDATQIPKLPDTVLSAKLALPGVVALQVRQGLSLRSLAESLDESWESQSGEGVPLLVLTEDCEFASKSLKNWLWVTFTRSNPAIDIDGVHAFTDFKHWGCRGPLVIDARIKPHHAPPLVEDPDVSAKVDAMAARGGPLSQFL; from the coding sequence ATGAATCACCGTAGTACCCGCGATGTGGTCGTGGATCTTCAAAAGCATGGACGGCTGATCGAGATCACCGACCCGGTCTCCCCTCATTTAGAGATGGCGGAGATCCAGCGACGGGTCTATGAACGGGGAGGTCCCGCTCTCTTGTTTAGCAACGTCGTCGGTTCTCGCTTCCCCATGGCGAGCAATCTTTTTGGTTCGCTCGAACAAGCCAGATTTCTGTTTCGCAAGACGATCGATCGGGTCCGGCGCGCGATCGAGCTCAAGATCGATCCGACAGCTTTGTTTAAGAATCCGTTTCGCTACGCGTCGGCTCCCTGGACGGCTTGGTCGATGCTCCCCAAGCCGGTCCGATCCGGGCCCGTGCTCGCGCATTCCCTCCCCTTGAGTGAACTGCCTCAGCTGGTCTCGTGGCCGCGAGACGGAGGGGCCTTTGTCACGTTGCCCCAGGTTCTCAGCATGGGGATCGAGACGAGTCTCATGAAGGCCAATCTAGGAATGTATCGCATCCAGCTGTCGGGGAACGTATACGAAAAGGACCGCGAGATAGGGCTTCATTACCAGTTGCACCGAGGGATTGGTGTCCATCATCAAGCTGCGATGGCAGCGGGCAAGCCGTTTCGAGTCACGATCACGGTAGGAGGGACGCCAGCGATGACTCTCGCAGCCGTCATGCCTCTTCCCGAGGGCCTTAGCGAGTTGACATTCGCGGGCGCCCTGGCGGGCCATCGCATCCCGATGGTCACGCATCCCTCGCATGCCCCTATCTATGCGGACGCCGATTTCATGATCACGGGCACGATCGATCCGGAGAGAACGAAGCCGGAAGGTCCATTCGGGGACCACTTGGGTTACTACGCAAATGTGCATGAATTCCCGTTGATGCGAGTCGAACGCGTGTCGCACCGACCCGGGGCCATCTGGCCATTTACGGTGGTCGGGCGTCCACCGCAGGAGGACACGACGTTCGGGGAACTCATTCACGAGTTGACGGGCGATGTCATTCCGACTGTGTTGCCCGGCGTAAAGGGGGTTCACGCTGTCGATGCTGCGGGAGTGCATCCTCTGTTGTTGGCGATCGGCAGTGAACGCTACACCCCTTATCGACGACCCGATCGTCCGCAAGAGTTGCTGACGCAGGCCAACGCTATTCTCGGGCAAGGGCAGTTATCCCTTGCGAAGTATTTGTGGATAGCAAATCAAATAGATGCACCGGAGTTAGATATTCACGATATTGCCTCCTTCTTTCAGCATATGCTCGAACGCGTCGACTGGTCGCGGGATCTGCATTTTCAGACTCGCACCACGATGGATACGCTCGACTATAGCGGGGAGGGATTCAATCAGGGCTCGAAGGTCGTCATCGCGGCGACGGGGGCAAAGAAACGTAGCTTGCTCCAAGACGCGACGCAGATTCCCAAGCTCCCCGACACGGTTCTATCTGCGAAACTTGCCTTGCCAGGTGTGGTTGCATTGCAGGTTCGTCAGGGGCTATCGCTGCGATCCCTGGCGGAGAGCCTCGATGAGTCCTGGGAATCGCAGAGCGGGGAAGGCGTACCGTTGTTGGTGTTGACCGAAGACTGCGAGTTCGCCTCCAAATCGTTGAAGAACTGGCTTTGGGTAACCTTTACTCGAAGTAATCCCGCGATCGATATCGACGGGGTGCACGCCTTTACGGACTTCAAGCACTGGGGGTGCCGCGGCCCGCTCGTGATCGATGCGAGGATCAAGCCTCATCATGCCCCTCCCTTGGTGGAGGACCCCGACGTGAGTGCGAAAGTGGATGCAATGGCCGCCCGAGGAGGTCCTCTCTCCCAATTTCTTTAG
- a CDS encoding PIG-L deacetylase family protein, whose translation MTASTSTNEAPRRSVLALFSHPDDIEFVAAGTLLRLRTIGWEIHYMNIANGCCGSNETDRTTTAQIRLREAEQSAAILGATFYPPICDDLDVFYNRENLAKVAAVVRRAQPSIVLTHARHDYMEDHMEACRLAVTAAFTRSVPNYQTDPQHPPVDGDIALYHAQPHGNRTPDNRLAIPTYVVSIDEVMETKLAMLQCHQSQQNWLASTQKMNSYLQTMLDLNAEVAQITHSPSHYAEGWNKHLHLGYGPQDWDPLLEIATATNPQSLS comes from the coding sequence ATGACAGCGTCAACGTCAACGAACGAAGCACCTCGTCGATCGGTCCTCGCCCTCTTTTCCCACCCCGACGACATCGAGTTCGTCGCGGCCGGAACACTCCTGCGCTTGCGAACGATCGGTTGGGAAATTCACTACATGAACATCGCCAACGGATGCTGCGGCTCGAACGAAACCGACCGCACGACCACGGCCCAAATCCGCCTGAGAGAGGCAGAGCAGTCGGCTGCGATTCTTGGAGCGACCTTTTATCCACCAATCTGCGACGACCTCGATGTCTTTTACAACCGAGAAAATCTTGCCAAAGTCGCCGCCGTCGTTCGCCGCGCGCAACCCTCGATCGTCCTCACGCATGCCCGACACGATTACATGGAAGATCATATGGAGGCCTGCCGTCTGGCCGTAACCGCCGCCTTCACCCGCTCGGTTCCCAACTACCAAACCGATCCTCAACATCCACCCGTCGATGGCGACATCGCTCTCTACCATGCCCAACCGCACGGCAATCGAACTCCCGATAACCGCCTTGCCATCCCCACCTATGTCGTTTCAATCGACGAAGTGATGGAAACGAAGCTGGCCATGCTGCAATGCCACCAATCGCAACAAAATTGGCTAGCCAGCACACAGAAAATGAATTCCTACCTTCAAACCATGCTGGATTTGAACGCCGAAGTCGCCCAGATCACCCATTCGCCATCGCATTACGCCGAAGGGTGGAACAAACACTTGCACCTAGGCTATGGCCCGCAGGATTGGGATCCTTTGCTCGAGATCGCTACCGCCACCAATCCACAATCACTCTCCTAA
- a CDS encoding Maf family protein, translated as MSLFAPPIGFVADTRPLILASSSPRRRELLDRYGYAFTVVEPDPTAECGICSRETPPELVARLAYQKAANVIDKLDRGLVLGCDTVAECVGIVLGKPENREHAREMLRRLRGREHSVYSGLCLWDKESANRIVRVDVSKLWMDAIGDSDLEAYLDTDQWVGKAGAFGFQDGPDWIHLRAGSPTNVVGLPMELLADSLTRM; from the coding sequence ATGAGTTTGTTTGCCCCACCGATTGGTTTCGTCGCCGATACGCGACCTTTGATTTTGGCGAGCAGCTCACCCCGACGACGCGAACTGCTGGATCGATATGGCTATGCATTCACCGTCGTTGAGCCCGATCCCACGGCGGAGTGCGGAATCTGTTCTCGCGAGACGCCTCCTGAACTGGTCGCGAGGTTGGCATACCAGAAAGCGGCCAACGTGATTGACAAGCTAGATCGAGGATTGGTTCTCGGTTGCGATACGGTGGCGGAATGCGTGGGGATCGTTCTGGGGAAGCCTGAAAATCGAGAGCATGCGCGCGAAATGCTGCGCCGGCTCCGAGGCCGCGAGCATTCGGTTTACAGCGGCCTATGCTTGTGGGATAAGGAGTCGGCGAATCGCATCGTGCGCGTCGATGTCTCCAAGCTATGGATGGATGCAATCGGCGACTCCGATTTGGAAGCCTACCTCGATACCGATCAGTGGGTGGGGAAGGCGGGTGCGTTTGGATTCCAAGACGGCCCCGACTGGATCCACTTGCGGGCCGGCAGCCCGACCAACGTTGTGGGCCTGCCGATGGAGTTGTTGGCCGACTCGCTCACGCGGATGTGA
- a CDS encoding PEP-CTERM sorting domain-containing protein: MKAAFAFRWMAAWALVHFLLTPQLRAGITVSDLNSTYTQDFNTLVSTGTTAVAWSNNLTLPGWSLFNSTNAAVPTYLPGTGSTTTGSFYSFGATGSSERALGSTGSGGTYFGSPATGSVAGYIAVQFENQTGSTIDSFTLGFAGEQWRNGGNATAQTMVFEYGFGAAFDTVAAWNAPGSNFDFTSPVATASAAAVDGNIGGRVEGLGGTIAGLNWSTGDSLWLRWIERNDAGNDHGLGVDDLSFSVSAVPEPSSMLLLGCFGMAGGAWGWRKRCVRKADAS, translated from the coding sequence ATGAAAGCGGCATTTGCGTTCCGTTGGATGGCAGCTTGGGCATTGGTACACTTCCTTCTGACTCCCCAGCTTCGCGCGGGCATCACCGTTAGCGACCTGAACTCGACCTACACGCAAGACTTCAACACGCTGGTCTCAACCGGCACAACCGCGGTTGCTTGGTCCAACAATCTCACCTTGCCAGGTTGGTCTCTCTTCAATTCCACAAACGCTGCAGTCCCCACGTATCTCCCGGGTACGGGCAGCACCACTACCGGTAGTTTTTACAGCTTTGGAGCGACCGGTTCGTCCGAACGAGCCCTTGGCAGCACCGGTTCCGGTGGCACTTATTTCGGCAGCCCAGCGACGGGAAGTGTCGCGGGTTACATAGCCGTTCAATTCGAAAATCAAACAGGCTCGACGATCGACTCCTTCACCCTCGGCTTCGCAGGGGAACAGTGGAGAAATGGCGGAAACGCGACCGCTCAGACGATGGTCTTCGAATATGGATTCGGGGCTGCCTTCGACACCGTCGCAGCGTGGAATGCTCCCGGTTCGAACTTCGACTTCACCTCTCCAGTAGCCACAGCCTCGGCAGCCGCAGTGGACGGAAATATCGGCGGCCGCGTCGAAGGCTTGGGCGGGACCATCGCCGGACTGAATTGGTCGACGGGCGATTCGCTGTGGCTTCGCTGGATCGAACGAAACGATGCTGGCAACGATCACGGATTGGGAGTCGATGATCTTTCGTTCAGCGTCTCCGCGGTTCCCGAACCCAGCTCGATGCTTTTGCTGGGATGTTTTGGAATGGCGGGCGGCGCATGGGGATGGCGAAAGAGATGCGTCCGAAAAGCCGATGCATCCTAA
- a CDS encoding dockerin type I domain-containing protein: MRSRNERRIGQIEWLESRLPLAAEGSVYPLSQPYDTSGLGGQVSAVVQWGDGSSSAGTIASQPALSPLRFRFDYSTDTTGFFADSARRQTLQRVADSITSKWSDSLQAIQPSSGNQWTAKFQNPTTGASDSRTNLSIAANEILVFVGARPLGAPLAIANRGGFSVSATSQAFVDSVRHRGQVGAVATPPTDFGPWGGSLVFDPTDTWHFGLTTEGLDSNEFDFASVASHELLHMLGFGLSASFDAKLTPAGFVGSNAVAIAGVNPIPMQDGDHFANSLVSGGQQTLLSASVTGGQRKLPTRLDLAALQDVGWQLNVPRVDLTANHVYGDNGSLSGSVLLRGSWYGEKVYPFSVTNTNVPPTLEQPAAPNTPVGVPISLPNLGVFSDPGFGMPNAPIPSTERFSYTIDWGDGSPVEGGAATITALGSPGTLTRGRFGGQHTYNRIGTFTGTIAVEDDDGGRATRTFTVQVTAPPSLTLRVDKSSIPENAGANAATLTIERVGFPLNTPLSVRLLSSDTTEITLPESVTIPAGATSVQAPVQAINDSLLDGNITVQVRGEAGTFVSNSLPVVVTDHETLQLSATRTRFRENEGAGVSILTVSRSNTDTQQAITVALTSSDTSELTLPTGVTIPAGQSSVNVGITAVDDNLFDGLQNVQLSVSEPRYVGASLAMAVEDYQPLQLVLQGKQQLNEDIPSERSGNVILRVRSPAPAGGVTIALSVDRPSELTVPSSVQIPAGATQIAVPIQTIDDFVVEGTRTVRISASGPGVIASVLDILIAEEDQPFWTNVGDEFDVNDDGSIDPLDALAVINAINNGGSRILRPDRDLALDFVDVNMDGSLDPLDALAMTNFLNRAR; this comes from the coding sequence ATGAGATCGCGAAACGAGAGGCGAATCGGCCAGATCGAGTGGCTCGAATCCCGTTTACCATTGGCAGCGGAAGGCTCGGTCTATCCACTCTCCCAACCCTACGACACATCGGGGCTCGGAGGACAAGTTTCCGCGGTCGTTCAGTGGGGGGACGGGAGCAGCTCGGCAGGCACCATCGCCTCGCAACCAGCGCTGAGCCCTCTTCGCTTTCGCTTTGATTACTCGACCGACACCACCGGCTTTTTTGCGGATAGCGCACGGCGACAGACGCTGCAACGGGTGGCGGATTCGATCACTTCGAAGTGGAGCGATTCGCTGCAGGCCATACAACCCAGCAGCGGGAATCAGTGGACAGCGAAGTTTCAGAATCCCACGACGGGCGCAAGCGATTCACGCACCAACCTGTCCATCGCGGCCAACGAAATCTTGGTCTTTGTCGGAGCTCGACCGCTGGGAGCTCCCCTCGCCATTGCCAATCGCGGCGGGTTCTCCGTCTCCGCCACTTCGCAAGCGTTCGTCGATTCCGTGCGCCATCGTGGACAAGTAGGCGCCGTTGCGACCCCTCCCACCGACTTCGGCCCCTGGGGAGGTTCACTGGTATTCGACCCTACCGATACTTGGCATTTCGGTTTGACCACAGAGGGCCTTGATAGCAACGAATTCGACTTCGCGTCCGTCGCCTCCCACGAACTGCTCCACATGCTTGGCTTCGGCCTCAGCGCCAGTTTCGATGCAAAATTGACTCCGGCCGGATTTGTAGGATCCAACGCGGTTGCGATCGCGGGTGTCAACCCAATCCCGATGCAGGATGGGGATCATTTCGCCAACTCCCTCGTCAGCGGCGGACAACAGACACTCCTGTCGGCGTCGGTCACCGGAGGTCAGCGCAAACTTCCCACGCGTCTGGATCTCGCGGCGTTGCAGGACGTCGGCTGGCAATTGAACGTCCCTCGCGTCGACCTCACGGCCAATCATGTCTATGGAGACAACGGTTCCCTATCTGGTAGCGTTCTTCTTCGAGGATCTTGGTACGGAGAAAAAGTCTATCCCTTTTCCGTCACCAACACGAACGTCCCCCCCACGCTCGAACAACCCGCTGCCCCGAACACTCCAGTTGGTGTACCGATCTCCCTACCAAACCTTGGAGTCTTTTCCGACCCAGGATTTGGGATGCCCAATGCCCCGATACCCAGCACAGAACGATTCTCCTACACCATCGACTGGGGGGATGGATCGCCCGTCGAAGGAGGAGCTGCCACCATCACGGCGCTCGGTTCTCCTGGAACGCTCACCCGAGGAAGATTCGGCGGTCAACACACCTACAATCGCATAGGAACCTTTACCGGAACCATCGCAGTCGAAGATGACGACGGCGGGCGAGCCACGCGCACGTTCACCGTTCAAGTCACCGCGCCGCCATCGCTTACCCTTCGAGTTGACAAATCGTCGATACCCGAAAATGCAGGAGCCAATGCGGCGACCCTCACCATTGAGCGAGTTGGATTCCCGCTCAACACCCCTCTGTCCGTTCGACTTCTGAGCAGCGACACCACCGAAATCACTCTGCCTGAGTCGGTGACCATTCCCGCCGGAGCGACTTCGGTGCAAGCACCCGTTCAGGCCATCAACGATAGCTTGCTAGACGGAAATATCACCGTGCAAGTAAGAGGGGAGGCGGGAACCTTTGTGAGCAATTCACTGCCCGTCGTCGTCACCGACCACGAGACCCTGCAATTGTCAGCAACGCGCACCCGCTTTCGCGAAAACGAAGGAGCAGGTGTTTCCATCCTGACCGTATCGCGGTCGAACACCGATACTCAGCAAGCGATCACCGTGGCGCTGACCAGCTCCGATACGTCCGAGTTAACGCTGCCGACCGGTGTGACCATTCCTGCCGGCCAGTCCTCTGTGAATGTCGGTATCACGGCCGTGGACGATAATCTCTTTGACGGTTTGCAAAACGTACAACTAAGCGTCTCGGAACCACGCTATGTTGGCGCGTCCCTGGCAATGGCGGTGGAGGATTACCAACCCCTGCAACTGGTCCTGCAAGGCAAACAGCAGCTGAACGAAGACATCCCCTCCGAACGATCGGGAAACGTGATTCTCCGCGTGCGGTCTCCTGCACCTGCAGGGGGTGTCACCATCGCATTATCCGTAGATCGCCCCTCGGAGCTTACGGTCCCCTCCTCTGTGCAAATTCCTGCGGGGGCGACGCAGATCGCTGTGCCGATTCAAACCATCGATGACTTCGTTGTGGAAGGGACGCGGACGGTCCGGATTTCGGCGTCGGGCCCCGGAGTGATTGCTTCCGTCTTGGACATTTTGATCGCGGAGGAAGACCAACCTTTCTGGACCAATGTTGGGGACGAGTTCGATGTAAACGACGACGGATCGATTGATCCCCTGGATGCATTGGCCGTCATCAACGCGATCAACAACGGAGGCTCCCGTATCCTTCGCCCCGACCGCGACTTGGCCCTCGATTTCGTCGACGTCAACATGGACGGCTCCCTCGATCCGCTCGATGCGCTCGCGATGACAAACTTTCTCAATCGCGCCCGCTAA